From Micropterus dolomieu isolate WLL.071019.BEF.003 ecotype Adirondacks unplaced genomic scaffold, ASM2129224v1 contig_1163, whole genome shotgun sequence:
GTCCCTCACCTGTCCCTCANNNNNNNNNNNNNNNNNNNNGTCCTTCAACTTTCCCCTCAGGTCCCTCACCTGTCCCTCAACTTTCCCCTCAGGTCCCTCACCTGTCCCTCAACTTTCCCCTCAGGTCCCTCGGGTCCCTCAACTTTCCCTCAGGTCCCTCAACTTTCCCTCAGGTCCCTCacctgtccctcacctgtccctCAGGTCCCTCACCTGTCCCTCAACTTTCCCTCAGGTCCCCCGGGTCCCTCACCTGTCCCTCAACTTTCCCTCAGGTCCCTCGGGTCCCTCACCTGTCCCCCAGGTCCCTCGGGTCTCTTACCCGTGTCAGTGTTCTTGGCACAGATCTCGGCCAGCCGGTCTCCTGGACTCTTGTCTGGTGTGTTGAGGACGTGGGGCCTCAGCAGAGACTTTAAGGTGGAGCTGATGGCGATCAGCAGCAGTTTGGCGTGGAAGTCGCAGGCTCGAGCCGCCGTCGCCGTGGAGAGTTTACAGAGAGACGCCTTCACCGCCACGATACGCGTCGCCAGGACCTGAGACAGACATCACTGTGCTTAAAGACAGCAGCTACACTGAGGCATCATGGGAAGTTCCTGAGAACATCAGGAAGGTAAACAGAAAAGAT
This genomic window contains:
- the LOC123964203 gene encoding mediator of RNA polymerase II transcription subunit 16-like, which gives rise to MLRVSPSMGQVLEMNTTLRHLLFLLEYCMVTGYDWWDVLLHVQPTMVHNLVEKLHEEYMRQNQALQQVLATRIVAVKASLCKLSTATAARACDFHAKLLLIAISSTLKSLLRPHVLNTPDKSPGDRLAEICAKNTDTGKRPEGPGGQ